Proteins from one Buchnera aphidicola (Cinara laricifoliae) genomic window:
- the ilvB gene encoding biosynthetic-type acetolactate synthase large subunit: protein MTLLSGAEMVIQSLIDLKIDTIFGYPGGAVLDIYDAIYTIGHKKIKHILVRHEQGATHMADGYARCTGKTGVVLVTSGPGATNAITGIATAYMDSIPMIVISGQVSSNLIGLDAFQECDMMGISRPIVKHSFLVKKTEDIPLIFKKSYLLASSGRPGPIVIDLPKNILDQTIKKNYTWPNSVCIRSYQPEKKNHKKNIQNAINILLNSKKPIIYAGGGVISSNSHVELYSLATTLNIPVTMSLMSLGSFPGNHPQCLSMLGMHGKYAANMAMHYSDVILAIGVRFDDRTTNNVEKYCPHAQIIHIDIDPTSISKTITADIPIIGDAKKILKKMLKIININILNRPDSYLHKWWKKINQWKKIKTVTLKNYKNTIKPQYFLDILYHLTQGKAYITSDVGQHQMFTALHYPFDKPRYWINSGGLGTMGFGLPAALGVKIAFPKELVICITGDGSIQMNIQELSTAKQYNLAILIINLNNKSLGMVKQWQDIIYSGRHSHSYMQSLPNFIALAESYGHIGLQITTPNEIIKKLKKAIRKVQLGSLVFVDVQIDPHEHIYPMQIKNGGMNDMLLQKTG, encoded by the coding sequence ATGACATTATTATCAGGCGCTGAAATGGTCATACAGTCATTAATAGATTTAAAAATAGATACAATATTTGGTTATCCTGGCGGAGCTGTACTGGATATATATGACGCAATATACACCATTGGTCATAAAAAAATAAAACATATATTAGTACGACATGAACAGGGTGCTACACATATGGCCGATGGGTATGCTAGATGTACTGGAAAAACTGGAGTAGTTTTAGTAACTTCTGGTCCAGGAGCAACTAATGCAATCACTGGTATTGCAACAGCTTATATGGATTCTATACCAATGATTGTAATTTCAGGACAAGTATCCTCTAATTTAATTGGACTTGATGCATTTCAAGAATGCGACATGATGGGTATTTCTAGACCTATTGTTAAACATAGCTTTTTAGTAAAAAAAACTGAAGATATTCCATTAATTTTTAAAAAATCGTATTTACTAGCTTCTAGTGGAAGACCTGGACCAATTGTTATCGATTTACCAAAAAATATATTAGATCAAACAATAAAAAAAAATTATACTTGGCCTAATTCTGTCTGTATCAGATCTTATCAACCTGAAAAAAAAAATCACAAAAAAAACATACAAAATGCAATAAACATATTATTAAATTCTAAAAAACCAATTATTTATGCTGGTGGTGGTGTTATCAGTTCAAACAGTCATGTCGAATTATATTCATTAGCAACTACTCTTAATATTCCGGTTACTATGTCCCTTATGTCATTAGGATCTTTTCCTGGTAATCATCCACAATGTCTGTCAATGTTAGGAATGCATGGAAAGTATGCAGCAAATATGGCCATGCATTATTCTGATGTTATATTAGCAATTGGAGTAAGATTCGATGATAGGACTACTAATAATGTAGAAAAATATTGCCCTCATGCTCAAATTATACATATTGATATTGATCCAACTTCTATTTCAAAAACTATTACAGCAGACATTCCGATTATTGGAGATGCAAAAAAAATATTAAAAAAAATGTTAAAAATTATCAATATAAATATACTTAATAGACCAGATTCTTATTTACATAAATGGTGGAAAAAAATTAATCAATGGAAAAAAATAAAAACTGTTACTCTTAAAAATTATAAAAATACAATTAAACCACAATATTTTCTTGATATATTATACCATTTAACCCAAGGTAAAGCCTATATAACATCAGATGTCGGACAACATCAAATGTTTACCGCGTTACATTATCCTTTTGATAAACCTCGTTATTGGATTAATTCTGGAGGATTAGGAACTATGGGATTTGGTTTACCGGCAGCATTAGGTGTTAAAATAGCATTTCCTAAAGAACTTGTTATTTGTATTACTGGAGATGGAAGTATACAAATGAATATACAAGAATTATCTACAGCTAAACAATACAATTTAGCAATACTAATTATTAATTTAAATAATAAATCCCTAGGAATGGTTAAACAATGGCAAGATATAATATACTCAGGCAGACATTCTCACTCATATATGCAATCATTACCTAATTTTATAGCACTAGCTGAATCATACGGACACATAGGATTACAAATTACAACACCAAACGAAATTATTAAAAAACTTAAAAAAGCTATAAGAAAAGTTCAACTAGGATCATTAGTATTTGTAGATGTACAAATAGATCCTCATGAACATATTTATCCTATGCAAATTAAAAATGGTGGTATGAACGACATGTTATTACAAAAAACAGGATAA
- the ftsA gene encoding cell division protein FtsA, with protein MNLSTKKNIIVGLEIGTTKIIVLIGEILECGSINIIGFSKHPTQGIEKGNINNLELLINCINTSIHDAEEMAKCKIYSVYLSISHNEINCQNEIGITPIKNTEITKKDIKTVIKIAKSVKIKNNHNILHIIPQEFCIDHQSGIKNPIGLSGIRMQANVHLITGNKNIKKNIINAIQKCGIHVKKIIFTGLASSLSVLTEEEKNSGVCLIDMGGETMNVSVHIKGSLYHNAVIPYAGNSVTRDIAYAFSLSYSDAEFIKKKYGYAVADLSMTCKNIDILNKNGSKIDNCHYQSLTEVIEPRYTELLNLVKNEILKLYTTYNIKKNKYKKISNIVLTGGSSRIKHLLTCANKIFNTKIIIKKPCNVPEIPEYINKPEYATIVGLLQYGKNHQKYSRKKNKSPRFLKYLFNQIKYWLNK; from the coding sequence ATGAACCTTTCAACAAAAAAAAATATCATTGTCGGATTAGAAATAGGAACAACCAAAATAATTGTTTTAATAGGAGAAATTCTTGAATGCGGTAGTATTAATATTATTGGTTTTAGCAAACATCCAACTCAAGGTATAGAAAAAGGTAACATTAATAATTTAGAATTATTAATAAACTGTATTAATACATCTATTCATGACGCAGAAGAAATGGCAAAATGTAAGATATATTCTGTATATTTATCAATATCACACAACGAAATAAATTGTCAAAACGAAATTGGTATTACCCCTATAAAAAATACAGAAATCACAAAAAAAGACATAAAAACAGTTATAAAAATTGCTAAATCTGTTAAAATAAAAAATAATCACAATATTTTACATATTATTCCACAAGAATTCTGTATAGATCACCAATCAGGTATTAAAAATCCTATTGGATTATCTGGTATACGAATGCAAGCTAACGTACATTTAATTACTGGCAATAAAAATATAAAAAAAAATATTATTAACGCTATTCAAAAATGCGGCATTCATGTTAAAAAAATAATATTTACTGGATTAGCATCTAGCTTATCAGTTTTAACTGAAGAAGAAAAAAATTCAGGAGTTTGTTTAATAGATATGGGAGGCGAAACTATGAATGTTAGTGTTCATATAAAAGGATCCTTATACCATAATGCTGTAATACCTTATGCAGGTAATTCTGTTACACGTGATATTGCTTATGCATTTTCTTTATCTTATTCAGATGCAGAATTTATAAAAAAAAAATATGGATATGCCGTAGCAGATTTATCAATGACATGTAAAAATATAGATATTTTAAATAAAAATGGTAGCAAAATAGATAACTGCCATTATCAATCATTAACAGAAGTTATCGAACCAAGATATACAGAACTATTAAATCTAGTAAAAAACGAAATTTTAAAACTATATACAACATATAATATTAAAAAAAATAAATATAAAAAAATCTCTAATATTGTATTAACTGGAGGATCATCCAGAATAAAGCATTTGTTAACATGTGCTAATAAAATATTTAATACAAAAATTATAATAAAAAAACCCTGTAATGTACCCGAAATACCCGAATATATTAATAAACCTGAATATGCAACCATTGTTGGGTTGTTACAGTATGGAAAAAATCATCAAAAATATTCTCGGAAAAAAAACAAATCTCCGAGATTTTTAAAATATTTATTTAACCAAATAAAATACTGGTTAAATAAATAA
- the ilvN gene encoding acetolactate synthase small subunit — MRRILSILLENESGALSRVIGLFSQRGYNIDSLTVAPTGDNKISRLTIQTFGNKKTIEQIEKQLQKLIDVYQVIEITNKNYIEREILLIKIKTKDFKSLHKINKLIEIYHGILIDYSLERYIVQITGTNHIIDSFLRIAKKSFTIIESSRSGVISINSY; from the coding sequence ATGCGCCGAATTTTATCAATTTTATTAGAAAATGAATCAGGAGCATTATCTCGTGTAATAGGTTTATTTTCACAACGTGGATACAATATAGATAGTCTCACAGTAGCTCCAACCGGAGATAATAAAATATCTCGATTAACAATACAAACTTTTGGCAATAAAAAAACTATTGAACAAATTGAAAAACAATTACAAAAATTAATTGATGTTTATCAGGTAATAGAAATTACCAATAAAAATTATATAGAAAGAGAAATTTTATTAATAAAAATTAAAACAAAAGATTTTAAAAGTTTACATAAAATTAATAAATTAATAGAAATTTATCATGGTATTCTCATTGATTATTCTTTAGAACGATACATTGTCCAAATTACAGGTACTAACCATATAATTGATTCATTTTTGAGAATTGCTAAAAAATCTTTTACAATTATAGAATCATCTAGATCCGGTGTAATTAGTATTAATTCTTATTAA
- a CDS encoding Mur ligase family protein codes for MIKKINNIQVLLNPWINNIPQKKICNITQCNQKIKIGDLFISLEKKRNIHKNSIINAIKNKANVILYETKKNKHGLCISIRYNTLIIYFKKLSNYIHIIYERFFNYPQKKIKLIGIIGTYGKTTVTNLIAQWEQLINKKISVIKNLENKKKIFQSTIRHDIRYDNSIQKILYRLVKKKIDITVIEMPYTVLMQKQISYLRFESIICTNLTNSSTDGQKTMFEKEKIKFSFLNINKIKNIILNGNENITNNWIKKIKNKKIISVTVLKKDNIFNIKYWINTIKIIYSTTRTKIFFNSTWGSGCLYSSLIGDFNITNITLAMAAMLLLKYSLNILIPSSKFLRPIHRKMEKIQVNNSPLFIINNKYLPQILYRTLYSLRSYQYNKIWCILGYEKIHNISERKIIGSIIEKFSNFIVFISNNPKNKKDISIINDILIDRYKQNKFFIFYKIKKAIQFILYEANKYDIILVSEQEKKVKKIIKYIKILSKKNIITTYTQ; via the coding sequence ATGATAAAAAAAATAAATAATATACAAGTACTATTAAATCCTTGGATTAACAATATCCCTCAAAAAAAAATTTGCAATATTACGCAATGTAATCAAAAAATTAAAATTGGTGATTTGTTTATATCATTAGAAAAAAAAAGAAATATACATAAAAATTCTATTATTAATGCTATCAAAAATAAAGCAAATGTTATTTTATATGAAACAAAAAAAAATAAACATGGATTATGTATATCTATACGATACAATACACTTATCATTTATTTTAAAAAATTAAGTAATTATATTCACATAATATATGAAAGATTCTTTAATTATCCGCAAAAAAAAATTAAACTAATTGGAATAATAGGAACTTATGGAAAAACTACTGTAACTAATTTAATTGCACAATGGGAACAATTAATTAACAAAAAAATTAGTGTAATAAAAAATCTAGAAAATAAAAAGAAAATATTTCAATCTACCATACGTCATGATATACGTTACGATAATTCTATTCAAAAAATACTATATCGATTAGTAAAAAAAAAAATAGATATTACTGTAATAGAAATGCCGTATACCGTACTAATGCAAAAACAAATATCTTATTTAAGATTTGAATCAATAATATGTACAAACTTAACTAATAGTAGTACAGACGGTCAAAAAACAATGTTTGAAAAAGAAAAGATAAAATTTTCTTTTTTAAACATAAATAAAATAAAAAATATTATTTTAAATGGAAATGAAAATATTACAAATAATTGGATAAAAAAAATTAAAAATAAAAAAATTATATCTGTAACAGTACTAAAAAAAGATAATATCTTTAACATAAAATATTGGATTAATACAATAAAAATAATTTATAGCACTACACGTACAAAAATTTTTTTTAATTCGACATGGGGATCTGGATGTTTATACAGTTCATTAATCGGTGATTTTAACATTACTAATATTACTTTAGCGATGGCGGCCATGCTTTTGTTAAAGTATTCTTTAAACATACTAATTCCGAGTAGTAAATTTTTACGACCTATACATCGAAAAATGGAAAAAATTCAAGTAAATAACAGTCCTTTATTTATTATTAATAATAAATATCTACCACAAATATTATATCGAACACTATACTCATTAAGAAGTTATCAATATAACAAAATTTGGTGTATCTTGGGGTATGAAAAAATACATAATATTAGTGAAAGAAAGATAATAGGAAGCATTATAGAAAAGTTTTCTAATTTTATTGTATTTATTAGCAATAATCCAAAAAATAAAAAAGATATATCAATCATTAATGATATATTAATAGATCGCTATAAACAAAATAAATTTTTTATATTTTATAAAATAAAAAAAGCTATACAATTTATTTTATATGAAGCTAACAAATATGATATAATACTAGTATCAGAACAAGAAAAAAAAGTAAAAAAAATTATTAAATACATAAAAATATTATCAAAAAAAAATATTATTACTACATACACACAATGA
- the rsmH gene encoding 16S rRNA (cytosine(1402)-N(4))-methyltransferase RsmH, translating into MLHIPVLLKESINALKIKPAGTYIDATFGSGGHSLEILKNIGPKGFLYAIDQDPYSINIGKKIKDKRFFIKHGNFSHVIENLYYHNNKHVNGILLDLGISSIQIDTANRGFSFMRNGPLDMRMNNQSGIPAWKWLQKASQKKIEFVLKNFGEERYAKKISYAIFEENKKKLIMYTLDLVKIIKKIIPKKNKYKHPATRTFQAIRIYINCEIESLKKILNISTKILKKNARLAIISFHSIEGRIIKNFFKKNSGHIIIPKGLPINNDQITQYTTKKLKIIKKIKPSNKEIKKNPRARSAILRIAEIL; encoded by the coding sequence ATGTTACATATACCAGTACTATTAAAAGAATCGATTAATGCTTTAAAAATCAAACCAGCAGGTACATATATTGATGCAACATTTGGATCAGGCGGACATTCATTAGAAATACTAAAAAATATTGGACCAAAAGGATTTTTATATGCTATTGACCAGGATCCATACTCCATTAATATAGGAAAAAAAATAAAAGATAAAAGATTTTTTATTAAACATGGAAATTTTTCTCATGTCATTGAGAATTTATATTATCATAATAATAAACATGTTAATGGAATTTTATTAGATTTAGGAATTTCATCAATACAAATAGATACAGCAAATAGAGGTTTTTCATTTATGAGAAACGGACCTTTAGACATGCGTATGAATAATCAATCAGGAATACCAGCATGGAAATGGTTACAAAAAGCAAGTCAAAAGAAAATAGAATTTGTTTTAAAAAATTTCGGAGAAGAGCGGTATGCAAAAAAAATTTCTTATGCTATTTTTGAAGAAAATAAAAAAAAACTTATTATGTATACGCTTGATTTAGTAAAAATTATTAAAAAAATAATACCAAAAAAAAATAAATATAAGCATCCTGCTACACGTACTTTTCAAGCAATACGTATTTATATTAACTGTGAAATAGAATCATTAAAAAAAATATTAAATATTTCAACAAAAATATTAAAAAAAAACGCAAGATTGGCTATTATTAGTTTTCATTCTATCGAAGGAAGAATTATAAAAAATTTTTTTAAAAAAAATAGTGGACATATAATTATTCCTAAAGGATTACCTATAAATAATGATCAAATAACACAATACACAACAAAAAAACTAAAAATAATTAAAAAAATTAAACCCAGTAACAAAGAAATTAAAAAAAATCCTCGCGCACGCAGTGCAATATTAAGGATTGCAGAAATACTATAA